A window of the Streptomyces formicae genome harbors these coding sequences:
- a CDS encoding DoxX family protein, which translates to MSTRLDQAQPYALGLFRIVIGLLFACHGAASLFGVLGGAMGGGTVPTGTWPGWYAAVIQLVGGGLVLIGLGTRAAAFIASGSMAYAYFKVHQPESLFPLQNGGEASAIFCWAFLLLVFTGPGALALDRLFAPRGATTEAAADGAERRDEAKAPVAA; encoded by the coding sequence CTGTCCACCCGGCTCGACCAGGCACAGCCGTACGCACTCGGCCTCTTCCGCATCGTCATCGGCCTGCTCTTCGCCTGTCACGGCGCCGCCTCGCTCTTCGGCGTCCTCGGCGGCGCGATGGGCGGCGGCACCGTGCCCACCGGCACCTGGCCCGGCTGGTACGCGGCCGTCATCCAGCTGGTCGGCGGCGGCCTGGTGCTGATCGGCCTCGGCACGCGCGCGGCGGCGTTCATCGCCTCGGGGTCGATGGCGTACGCGTACTTCAAGGTGCACCAGCCCGAGTCGCTCTTCCCGCTGCAGAACGGCGGCGAGGCGTCCGCGATCTTCTGCTGGGCCTTCCTGCTGCTCGTCTTCACCGGCCCAGGCGCGCTGGCGCTCGACCGCTTGTTCGCGCCGCGCGGCGCGACGACCGAGGCGGCGGCCGACGGGGCCGAGCGGCGCGACGAGGCCAAGGCCCCCGTCGCGGCCTGA
- a CDS encoding DedA family protein, translating into MGLAELTGGPWIYAVVALSVLLDVFLPVLPSGVLVITAATAAAAGTRAAADQAAQPQEVPSLLALLLCATTASVLGDLVAYRLAWRGGDRLDRAIARSRRLTSAQERLGAALGRGGGLLVVIARFAPAGRSIVSLGAGAAHRRVQEFLPWSALAAVAWAGYSVGLGYFGGQWLGATWVGVAVSVVALFAAGAVAAYVIRRPRTPEPA; encoded by the coding sequence ATGGGGCTGGCGGAGCTGACCGGCGGCCCATGGATCTACGCCGTGGTCGCCCTGTCCGTGCTCCTGGACGTCTTTCTGCCGGTGCTGCCCAGCGGCGTGCTCGTCATCACCGCGGCGACCGCCGCCGCGGCCGGGACGAGGGCCGCCGCCGACCAGGCGGCGCAGCCGCAGGAGGTGCCCTCGCTGCTGGCACTGCTCCTGTGCGCCACCACCGCGTCCGTACTGGGCGACCTCGTCGCGTACCGCCTCGCCTGGCGCGGCGGCGACCGGCTGGACCGCGCCATCGCGCGGTCCCGGCGGCTGACCTCGGCGCAGGAACGTCTCGGCGCGGCGCTCGGCCGCGGCGGCGGGCTGCTCGTGGTCATCGCCCGCTTCGCCCCGGCGGGCCGCTCGATCGTCTCCCTGGGCGCGGGCGCGGCGCACCGCCGGGTCCAGGAGTTCCTGCCGTGGTCGGCCCTCGCGGCCGTGGCCTGGGCGGGCTACAGCGTCGGCCTCGGCTACTTCGGCGGCCAGTGGCTGGGCGCTACCTGGGTGGGCGTGGCGGTGTCGGTCGTCGCGCTCTTCGCCGCGGGCGCCGTCGCGGCCTACGTCATCCGACGTCCACGGACTCCGGAACCTGCCTAG
- a CDS encoding DUF2277 domain-containing protein: MCRSIKTLRPPALPHEATDDDVRAAALQYVRKVSGFRAPAAHNREVFDRAVDEIAEATRALLDGLEIRGARQVPESVDVG; the protein is encoded by the coding sequence ATGTGCCGAAGCATCAAGACCCTCCGCCCTCCCGCCCTCCCGCATGAGGCCACCGACGACGACGTCCGTGCCGCCGCCCTGCAGTACGTACGGAAGGTGTCCGGCTTCCGGGCGCCCGCCGCACACAACCGCGAGGTGTTCGACCGGGCGGTCGACGAGATAGCGGAGGCGACCCGCGCCCTGCTCGACGGCCTCGAGATCCGCGGCGCTAGGCAGGTTCCGGAGTCCGTGGACGTCGGATGA
- a CDS encoding VOC family protein, with protein sequence MRRRGRDLRAGREPPDERTSSAVGQSSSPGRGSGGVAPGGEGAVDETVRRAETAGATVVTPPGRRPWGYAGAFADPDGHIWMITA encoded by the coding sequence ATGCGCCGACGGGGTCGAGACCTCCGCGCCGGCCGCGAGCCGCCGGATGAACGGACATCGAGCGCCGTGGGGCAGTCGTCGTCGCCCGGCCGGGGTTCAGGCGGGGTGGCGCCCGGTGGTGAGGGCGCCGTGGACGAGACGGTGCGACGTGCCGAGACGGCGGGCGCGACCGTCGTTACGCCGCCCGGCCGGCGGCCGTGGGGGTATGCCGGTGCCTTCGCCGACCCGGACGGTCATATCTGGATGATCACGGCCTAG
- a CDS encoding tellurite resistance TerB family protein, translated as MAMWDRIKDQAKNLQQQSQSRGSGGHGRPGAGSTGGSRAQLVNTLKTQLTSLKTELKSGAYRDASMAMCALVAAADGHVDPAERQHVESLILNNDVLQNFPSEQLRQRFNKHVDQLAFNFQQGKAEAMQEIAKAAKKPTEARAVVQTGFVVAGADGFVAPAEEQVLREACSVLGLSPQEFGI; from the coding sequence GTGGCGATGTGGGATCGGATCAAGGACCAGGCCAAGAATCTGCAGCAGCAGTCCCAGTCGCGGGGCTCCGGCGGACACGGGCGGCCGGGTGCAGGATCCACCGGCGGATCGCGGGCTCAGCTGGTGAACACGCTCAAGACGCAGCTCACCTCCCTCAAGACGGAGTTGAAGAGCGGTGCCTACCGGGACGCCAGCATGGCGATGTGCGCCCTGGTCGCGGCCGCCGACGGGCATGTCGACCCGGCCGAGCGGCAGCATGTGGAGTCGCTGATCCTGAACAACGACGTCCTGCAGAACTTCCCGTCCGAGCAGCTGCGGCAGCGCTTCAACAAGCACGTCGACCAGCTGGCGTTCAACTTCCAGCAGGGCAAGGCGGAGGCCATGCAGGAGATCGCCAAGGCGGCGAAGAAGCCGACGGAGGCCAGGGCGGTCGTGCAGACCGGCTTCGTCGTCGCCGGTGCGGACGGATTCGTCGCGCCGGCCGAGGAGCAGGTGCTGCGCGAGGCGTGCTCGGTGCTCGGCCTGTCCCCGCAGGAGTTCGGCATCTGA
- a CDS encoding PadR family transcriptional regulator, whose translation MKVTKDLVAASATPMVLGILADGESYGYAILRRINELSGGELDWTEGLLYPLLHRLERLGHVESSWQSVTGERRRKYYRITSTGLAELAEQRRQWDTVVDALKKVWLGPGDLRTTTAIPLGGPA comes from the coding sequence GTGAAGGTCACCAAGGATCTCGTCGCCGCGTCGGCGACACCGATGGTGCTGGGCATCCTGGCCGATGGGGAGAGCTACGGCTACGCCATCCTCAGACGGATCAACGAGCTGTCCGGTGGCGAGCTGGACTGGACCGAGGGACTGCTCTACCCGTTGCTGCACCGGCTTGAGCGCCTCGGACACGTGGAGTCGAGCTGGCAGTCGGTCACCGGGGAGCGGCGGCGCAAGTACTACCGCATCACCAGCACCGGCCTGGCCGAGCTCGCCGAGCAACGCCGCCAGTGGGACACGGTCGTGGACGCACTGAAGAAGGTCTGGCTCGGCCCCGGCGATCTGAGGACGACGACAGCGATCCCGTTGGGGGGCCCGGCATGA